One segment of Streptomyces bathyalis DNA contains the following:
- a CDS encoding CapA family protein gives MSGESVTLSLCGDVMPGRGVDQILPHPGAPELREGFMRDARAYVELAETVSGSIPSPVEFSWPWGDVLDVLDEAAPDVRVINLEASVTRHGDFDPHKGIHYRMNPANIGCLTVARPDVCVLANNHVLDFGRSGLEETLDSLAGAGLRAAGAGRDADAARDPAVVPLDGGRRRVLVLSMGTPSSGIPLDWAARPDRPGVNLLDRPTRDAAALISRRLLKSRRPGDVVVASVHWGSNWGYGVPRNQRAFAHALIDGGGVDVVHGHSSHHPRPIEVYRGKLVLYGCGDFIDDYEGVEGHEEYRDDLRLLYLASIDSETGGLTALRMAPFQARRMRLSRAASGDTEWLRAVLDRVSGEFGVRVDVGRDGMLAVRTTVPTSTGRQ, from the coding sequence ATGAGCGGCGAATCGGTCACTTTGTCCCTGTGTGGCGACGTCATGCCCGGCCGCGGCGTCGACCAGATCCTTCCGCATCCGGGCGCCCCGGAGCTGCGAGAGGGATTCATGCGCGACGCGCGGGCCTACGTCGAGCTGGCGGAGACGGTGAGCGGCAGCATCCCCTCGCCGGTCGAATTCTCCTGGCCCTGGGGAGACGTCCTGGACGTGCTGGATGAGGCCGCACCCGACGTCCGCGTGATCAACCTCGAGGCGAGCGTGACCCGGCACGGGGACTTCGACCCCCACAAGGGCATCCACTACCGGATGAACCCCGCGAACATCGGCTGCCTGACGGTCGCACGGCCCGATGTGTGCGTGCTGGCGAACAACCACGTGCTGGACTTCGGACGCTCCGGCCTCGAAGAGACGCTGGACTCGCTCGCCGGTGCGGGCCTGCGCGCCGCGGGCGCGGGCCGGGACGCCGACGCGGCGCGCGATCCCGCCGTCGTGCCGCTCGACGGTGGAAGGCGGCGCGTGCTCGTCCTCTCGATGGGGACGCCGTCCAGCGGCATCCCCCTGGACTGGGCCGCACGGCCGGACCGCCCCGGCGTGAACCTCCTGGACCGGCCCACCCGCGACGCGGCCGCCCTGATCTCGCGCCGCCTGCTGAAGTCGAGACGCCCGGGCGACGTGGTGGTCGCCTCCGTGCACTGGGGCTCCAACTGGGGCTACGGCGTGCCCCGCAACCAGAGGGCCTTCGCGCACGCGCTCATCGACGGCGGCGGCGTGGACGTCGTACACGGGCACTCCTCGCACCACCCACGCCCGATCGAGGTCTACCGGGGCAAGCTCGTGCTGTACGGCTGCGGCGATTTCATCGACGACTACGAGGGCGTCGAAGGCCACGAGGAGTACCGCGACGATCTGCGGCTCCTCTATCTCGCGTCGATCGACTCGGAGACGGGCGGACTGACGGCCCTGCGCATGGCTCCGTTCCAGGCACGGCGCATGCGGCTGTCGCGTGCCGCGTCGGGGGACACCGAGTGGCTGCGTGCCGTCCTCGACCGCGTGAGCGGGGAGTTCGGCGTACGGGTCGACGTCGGCCGGGACGGCATGCTCGCCGTCCGCACGACCGTCCCCACGAGCACCGGTCGGCAGTGA
- a CDS encoding redoxin family protein, with the protein MRAGRTRVALTALLVASSLSLAGCGMDDGGSASSKPADKAAADDQKADDEKKAPDKDAPEGIAPGEKDPNGKATPAKLQFTSQTLDGKAFKGASLADKPSVLWFWAPWCGTCQGQAAQTAKLADKYKGKINFIGVAGLDKTEPIKGFVKTQKVGNFPHLNDQKGAVWKKFGITQQSSFVMLDKNGKTVEQGAATTPDQLSEQVAGLAG; encoded by the coding sequence ATGCGTGCCGGTCGTACCCGTGTAGCCCTCACTGCCCTGCTCGTGGCGAGTTCACTGTCCCTGGCCGGATGCGGCATGGACGACGGCGGCTCGGCCTCCTCGAAGCCCGCCGACAAGGCCGCGGCGGACGATCAGAAGGCAGACGACGAGAAGAAGGCACCGGACAAGGACGCCCCGGAAGGGATCGCCCCGGGCGAGAAGGATCCGAACGGGAAGGCCACACCCGCGAAGTTGCAGTTCACGAGCCAGACGCTCGACGGGAAGGCCTTCAAGGGCGCGTCGCTCGCGGACAAGCCTTCCGTGCTGTGGTTCTGGGCGCCGTGGTGCGGGACGTGCCAGGGGCAGGCGGCGCAGACCGCGAAGCTCGCCGACAAGTACAAGGGAAAGATCAACTTCATCGGCGTGGCCGGCCTCGACAAGACCGAACCCATCAAGGGCTTCGTGAAGACGCAGAAGGTCGGCAACTTCCCGCATCTCAACGACCAGAAGGGCGCCGTCTGGAAGAAGTTCGGGATCACGCAGCAGAGTTCGTTCGTCATGCTCGACAAGAACGGCAAGACGGTCGAGCAGGGCGCCGCGACGACCCCGGACCAGCTGAGCGAGCAGGTGGCCGGGCTCGCCGGCTGA
- a CDS encoding cytochrome c biogenesis CcdA family protein — MDDLPLALALTAGMLAAVNPCGFALLPAYLSLLVLGEDSPSRGAAVGRALSATAAMTLGFAAVFGLFGLVVAPVAGQVQQHLPWFTVVFGLLLAGVGVWLLAGRELPTLLPKVRRAPGVTRSVPSMALFGGAYAVASLGCTIAPFLATVVSAFQSGSTAGGLLLFGAYAAGMGAVVGTAALAVALARTSALGRLRRMGSVASRVGGGLLVLVGAYTAYYGWYEIRSLSGGATSDPVIETAGTVQRTIAAALEWTGIPVVAGVFAVLVIVAVVRVRSHRRAAESAPARQERVAQPDGT; from the coding sequence ATGGACGACCTGCCCCTCGCTCTGGCGCTGACCGCGGGCATGCTCGCGGCGGTGAACCCCTGCGGCTTCGCGCTGCTGCCCGCGTATCTGTCGCTGCTGGTGCTGGGCGAGGACTCGCCCTCGCGGGGCGCGGCCGTGGGGAGGGCCCTGTCGGCGACCGCCGCGATGACTCTCGGATTCGCGGCGGTCTTCGGGCTGTTCGGCCTGGTCGTCGCTCCCGTCGCGGGCCAGGTCCAGCAGCATCTGCCGTGGTTCACAGTGGTGTTCGGGCTGCTCCTCGCGGGCGTCGGCGTGTGGCTGCTGGCCGGGCGTGAGCTGCCCACGCTGCTGCCCAAGGTCCGCCGCGCGCCCGGCGTCACGCGCTCCGTGCCGTCGATGGCGCTCTTCGGCGGCGCGTACGCCGTCGCCTCCCTCGGCTGCACGATCGCGCCGTTCCTCGCGACCGTCGTCTCGGCGTTCCAGAGCGGTTCGACGGCGGGGGGCCTGCTGCTCTTCGGGGCGTACGCGGCCGGGATGGGCGCGGTCGTCGGTACGGCCGCGCTGGCCGTGGCCCTGGCGCGCACCTCCGCCCTGGGCCGTCTGCGGCGCATGGGCTCAGTGGCCTCCCGTGTGGGCGGGGGCCTGCTCGTACTCGTCGGCGCGTACACGGCGTACTACGGCTGGTACGAGATCCGGTCGCTGAGCGGCGGTGCGACGAGCGACCCGGTCATCGAGACCGCCGGCACGGTTCAGCGGACGATCGCGGCGGCCCTCGAGTGGACGGGGATCCCCGTCGTGGCGGGCGTGTTCGCGGTGCTTGTGATCGTCGCGGTGGTGCGGGTGAGATCCCACAGGCGGGCGGCTGAGTCCGCCCCAGCCCGCCAGGAGCGCGTCGCCCAGCCCGACGGGACCTGA
- a CDS encoding benzoate-CoA ligase family protein, with amino-acid sequence MTAHGVTPPVTPATAAVTDMFNASDYLLQAAVDPVTAGRRAVTGPAGELTYAELAELVGHIAAGLRAWGVRAEERVMLLMADGPETAAAILAAMRLGAVPVPVSTMLTGPELAELLGDSRARVLLVSEEFTAAAESAVARVPGIRYVAVTGAAEGTEPAVPAGVRLRPFSELVEEGRRRGGELQDPYITSEDSAALWLYTSGTTGKPKGAMHRHANIRHVVESYARQVLGITSADRCLSVAKLFFAYGIGNSLFFPLAAGAETVLDPQRPTPQSVAERLTEYRPTLFFAVPTFYAAMLRSDVPREAFDSVRLAISAGEVLPADLCRRFADRFGVEILDGIGSTEALHIFLSNRPGLSRPGTTGTAVDGYELRVVDGEGRDCAAGEPGSLLVKGESIATGYWCRTSVTRQVFQGEWLHTGDTYVVDDDGYYTCLGRTGDMLKAGGIWVAPSEVEARLLQHPAVSMAAVVGLPDEDGIDKPVACTVLADGAQAGPQELIEFCRDGLAAFKRPREVLVVDELPTTASGKLRRHAVRELAAERLGHATE; translated from the coding sequence ATGACCGCCCACGGCGTGACTCCGCCCGTCACTCCCGCCACGGCCGCCGTCACCGACATGTTCAACGCCTCCGACTACCTTCTCCAGGCCGCCGTCGACCCCGTGACGGCCGGGCGTAGGGCCGTCACCGGTCCGGCCGGAGAGCTGACGTACGCAGAACTCGCCGAACTCGTCGGCCACATCGCCGCGGGGCTGCGGGCGTGGGGCGTGCGCGCCGAGGAGCGGGTCATGCTGCTGATGGCCGACGGCCCCGAGACGGCCGCCGCGATCCTGGCGGCCATGCGGCTCGGTGCCGTCCCCGTTCCGGTCTCGACGATGCTGACCGGGCCGGAGCTCGCCGAACTCCTCGGGGACTCGCGGGCGAGGGTGCTGCTGGTGAGCGAGGAGTTCACCGCCGCCGCGGAATCCGCCGTCGCGCGCGTGCCGGGGATCCGGTACGTGGCCGTCACAGGAGCCGCCGAGGGCACGGAACCGGCCGTCCCCGCCGGCGTGCGGCTGCGCCCCTTCTCCGAACTCGTCGAGGAAGGCAGGCGGCGTGGCGGCGAGCTGCAGGACCCGTACATCACCTCCGAGGACTCAGCCGCCCTGTGGCTCTACACCTCCGGAACCACTGGCAAGCCCAAGGGCGCGATGCACCGGCACGCCAACATCCGTCATGTGGTGGAGAGTTACGCGCGGCAGGTGCTGGGCATCACCTCCGCCGACCGGTGCCTGTCCGTGGCCAAGCTCTTCTTCGCCTACGGCATCGGCAACTCGCTCTTCTTCCCGCTGGCCGCCGGTGCCGAGACCGTACTCGACCCGCAGCGGCCCACACCGCAGTCCGTGGCCGAACGGCTCACCGAGTACCGGCCCACGCTCTTCTTCGCCGTGCCCACCTTCTACGCCGCGATGTTGCGCTCCGACGTGCCGCGCGAGGCGTTCGACTCCGTAAGGCTGGCGATCTCGGCTGGAGAGGTGCTGCCCGCCGACCTGTGCCGCAGGTTCGCCGACCGGTTCGGCGTCGAGATCCTCGACGGGATCGGCTCGACCGAGGCGCTGCACATCTTCCTCTCCAACCGTCCCGGCCTCTCCCGGCCCGGCACCACGGGAACCGCCGTGGACGGCTACGAACTGCGCGTCGTCGACGGCGAGGGCCGGGACTGCGCAGCGGGCGAGCCGGGGTCGCTGCTGGTCAAGGGCGAGTCGATCGCGACCGGCTACTGGTGCAGGACGAGCGTCACGCGGCAGGTCTTCCAGGGCGAATGGCTGCACACCGGCGACACCTACGTCGTCGACGACGACGGCTACTACACCTGTCTCGGACGGACCGGCGACATGCTCAAGGCCGGCGGCATCTGGGTCGCCCCCTCCGAGGTGGAGGCCCGGCTGCTCCAGCACCCGGCGGTCTCCATGGCCGCGGTGGTGGGCCTGCCGGACGAGGACGGCATCGACAAACCCGTGGCATGCACGGTGCTCGCGGACGGCGCACAGGCCGGACCGCAGGAACTGATCGAGTTCTGCCGCGACGGACTCGCCGCCTTCAAGCGTCCCCGCGAAGTGCTCGTCGTGGACGAACTCCCCACGACCGCGAGCGGAAAGCTGCGCCGCCACGCGGTCCGCGAGCTCGCCGCGGAGCGCCTGGGGCACGCCACGGAGTGA
- a CDS encoding PaaI family thioesterase — MNDFGTGFEKTVGMEFPELTADKVVVTCEITPELLQAYGIVHGGVYCSMVETAASVGAAIWYADRGNVVGVSNHTNFLRAIGSGTVTATATPIHRGRTQQLWLVTITDDTGRDIARGEVRLTNLPSDGGGSQKDGAKEEVQEQPAEGA, encoded by the coding sequence ATGAACGATTTCGGCACGGGCTTCGAGAAGACCGTCGGCATGGAGTTCCCCGAGCTGACGGCCGACAAGGTCGTCGTCACCTGCGAGATCACGCCCGAACTCCTGCAGGCCTACGGCATCGTCCACGGCGGCGTGTACTGCTCGATGGTCGAGACGGCCGCCAGCGTCGGCGCGGCGATCTGGTACGCCGACCGCGGCAACGTCGTGGGTGTCTCGAACCACACCAACTTCCTGCGGGCCATCGGCTCCGGCACTGTCACGGCCACCGCGACCCCGATCCACCGCGGCCGCACCCAGCAGCTCTGGCTCGTCACCATCACGGACGACACGGGCCGCGACATCGCACGCGGCGAGGTGCGCCTGACCAACCTGCCCTCGGACGGCGGCGGTTCGCAGAAGGACGGAGCCAAGGAAGAGGTGCAGGAGCAGCCCGCCGAAGGCGCCTGA
- a CDS encoding MFS transporter — translation MRLKKNTLTAGGGSDGTGSQPGRTFSPALVAVCLGYFMVILDTTAVNSALPAVREDLHTGVSGLQWVVDGYMLTLAAGLLTGGALADRAGARRVFQTGLALFALSSVACGLAPQTWLLVTARLAQGAAAALSVPASLALLRASFPGRASRARAFGAWGAIAGLAAASGPIVGGLLVGHTGWRPVFFVNVPVALLAMVLTARYVPAPAPQRRPLDPWAQILGAVALASLTFALIEGGRAGHRTQVLAAGALCVAAAATFVAVERRVARPMLPLELFRDRAFAGGTLVGLLINLGFYGELFVLNLYFQQILGHSALVAGIALLPQLGMATIGSALSGRFTARAGSPRPTMLAGLLTGSAGLFGLTAAGTGSGYPLLVAPLIAVGFGMSFTMPAATTAVVEAAPAERAGLASGVINSARQTGGVIGVALLGALLHGSGASFVTGLRVSLIAAGFAFLLAAVLTACTVPRRVTGLPK, via the coding sequence ATGCGACTGAAGAAGAACACGCTCACTGCCGGGGGAGGGTCCGACGGAACCGGCTCCCAGCCCGGACGGACGTTCTCACCCGCGCTCGTGGCCGTGTGCCTGGGCTACTTCATGGTCATCCTGGACACGACCGCGGTGAACTCGGCGTTGCCCGCGGTTCGTGAGGATCTGCACACGGGGGTGTCCGGCCTTCAGTGGGTGGTCGACGGCTACATGCTGACGCTCGCCGCGGGGCTGCTCACCGGCGGTGCGCTGGCGGACCGGGCCGGCGCCCGCCGCGTGTTCCAGACGGGACTTGCTCTCTTCGCCCTCTCCTCCGTCGCGTGTGGACTCGCGCCGCAGACGTGGCTGCTCGTCACCGCCCGGCTCGCGCAGGGCGCCGCCGCGGCGCTGAGCGTGCCGGCGTCGCTGGCGCTGCTGCGGGCCTCCTTCCCCGGACGGGCCTCCAGGGCCCGCGCCTTCGGTGCCTGGGGTGCGATCGCCGGGCTGGCGGCGGCCTCGGGGCCGATCGTTGGCGGCCTGCTCGTGGGTCATACCGGCTGGCGGCCGGTGTTCTTCGTGAACGTGCCCGTCGCCCTGCTCGCCATGGTGCTCACCGCCCGGTACGTTCCCGCGCCCGCCCCTCAACGCCGTCCGCTCGATCCTTGGGCGCAGATTCTCGGCGCCGTGGCTCTGGCGTCGCTGACCTTCGCTCTCATCGAGGGCGGACGGGCCGGCCACCGTACACAGGTGCTCGCGGCGGGAGCGCTGTGCGTGGCGGCGGCAGCCACCTTCGTCGCCGTCGAACGCCGCGTCGCGAGGCCGATGCTGCCGCTGGAGCTCTTCCGCGACCGCGCGTTCGCCGGCGGCACCCTCGTCGGGCTGCTCATCAATCTCGGCTTCTACGGCGAACTGTTCGTGCTGAACCTCTACTTCCAGCAGATACTCGGCCACTCCGCCCTCGTCGCGGGTATCGCGCTGCTCCCGCAGCTGGGCATGGCGACCATCGGCTCCGCCCTCTCCGGTCGCTTCACCGCACGTGCCGGAAGCCCCCGTCCGACGATGCTGGCCGGGCTGCTGACAGGGAGCGCGGGCTTGTTCGGTCTGACCGCCGCCGGGACCGGCTCCGGGTATCCACTGCTGGTGGCGCCGCTGATCGCCGTCGGGTTCGGCATGTCGTTCACGATGCCCGCGGCCACCACGGCAGTTGTGGAGGCGGCGCCCGCCGAGCGTGCAGGGCTGGCGTCGGGGGTGATCAACTCGGCGAGGCAGACCGGCGGCGTCATCGGGGTGGCCCTCCTCGGTGCTCTGCTGCACGGCAGCGGCGCGTCGTTCGTGACGGGGCTGCGGGTGTCCCTGATTGCGGCCGGATTCGCGTTCCTGCTGGCCGCGGTGCTCACCGCCTGCACCGTCCCGCGACGCGTCACCGGCTTGCCGAAGTGA
- a CDS encoding acyl-CoA dehydrogenase family protein has translation MAVSSSPSSLPASPFEMSARTLSYRDELLAFMDAHVYPAEPVYERQMRESGDPHFHPPVLDDLKAEARRRGLWNLFHPHPEWGPGLTNLEYAPLAEIMGRSRIASEACNCNAPDTGNMEVLTLFGTEEHHEKYLRPLLEGTMASAFAMTEPEVASSDATNIELRMERDEDGYLLNGRKWFASNAMRADCRVLIVMGKTDPAGPVHRQQSMMVVPIDAPGVTVVRNLPVFGYDDREGHAEITFDDVRVPERDVLKGEGEGFAISQARLGPGRIHHCMRTIGAAERALELMCVRARSRSTFGQPVSERSNVQDWIAEARIEIEMTRLLTLKAAHLMDTVGNKEARTEIAAIKVAAPNMALKIIDRAIQVHGGGGVTGDFPLASMYAHIRTLRLADGPDEVHKRAIARRELHKYDSESGAASRNGTRVAVS, from the coding sequence ATGGCTGTGTCTTCGTCGCCCTCGTCCCTCCCCGCGTCGCCCTTCGAGATGTCCGCCCGGACGCTGTCGTACCGCGATGAGCTGCTCGCCTTCATGGACGCGCACGTCTACCCGGCCGAGCCGGTGTACGAGCGGCAGATGCGCGAGTCGGGCGACCCGCACTTCCACCCGCCGGTCCTCGACGACCTCAAGGCCGAGGCCCGGCGGCGCGGCCTGTGGAACCTCTTCCATCCGCATCCGGAGTGGGGCCCGGGGCTGACGAACCTCGAGTACGCGCCGCTGGCGGAGATCATGGGGCGCAGCCGCATCGCCTCGGAGGCCTGCAACTGCAATGCGCCCGACACCGGGAACATGGAGGTGCTGACTCTCTTCGGCACCGAGGAGCACCACGAGAAGTATCTGAGGCCGCTCCTCGAGGGCACGATGGCGTCCGCCTTCGCGATGACCGAGCCCGAGGTGGCCAGTTCGGACGCCACCAACATCGAACTGCGCATGGAACGCGACGAGGACGGCTACCTGCTGAACGGCCGCAAGTGGTTCGCGTCGAACGCGATGCGCGCCGACTGCCGGGTGCTGATCGTGATGGGCAAGACCGACCCTGCCGGGCCCGTGCACCGTCAGCAATCGATGATGGTCGTCCCGATCGACGCCCCCGGCGTGACGGTGGTGCGCAACCTCCCCGTCTTCGGCTACGACGACCGCGAGGGCCACGCCGAGATCACCTTCGACGATGTGCGGGTGCCGGAACGGGACGTCCTCAAGGGGGAGGGCGAAGGCTTCGCGATCAGCCAGGCCCGCCTCGGTCCGGGGCGCATCCACCACTGCATGCGCACCATCGGCGCCGCCGAGCGTGCCCTCGAGCTGATGTGCGTGCGTGCGCGTTCCCGTTCGACCTTCGGGCAGCCCGTCAGTGAACGCTCCAACGTCCAGGACTGGATCGCCGAGGCCCGCATCGAGATCGAGATGACCCGCCTCCTGACGCTCAAGGCGGCGCATCTGATGGACACCGTCGGCAACAAGGAGGCCCGTACGGAGATCGCCGCCATCAAGGTCGCGGCCCCGAACATGGCCCTGAAGATCATCGACCGGGCCATCCAGGTGCACGGCGGCGGTGGCGTCACCGGGGACTTCCCGCTGGCTTCGATGTACGCGCACATACGGACCCTGCGCCTGGCCGACGGGCCGGACGAGGTGCACAAGCGCGCCATCGCCCGTCGCGAACTGCACAAGTACGACTCCGAGTCCGGCGCGGCCTCGCGCAACGGCACGCGGGTGGCGGTGAGTTGA
- a CDS encoding MFS transporter, which yields MTETAEPSDAATAAQPGVQPRGHRKLLAAGLIGSSIEWYDFFLYGTAAALVFPHVFFPSSSALTGTLLSFSTFWAGFIARPLGGILAGHFGDRYGRKPMVVACLLGMGVATFLIGCLPSAGSIGVLAPILLVTLRFIQGLACGGQWGGIVLLLTESTNPKRRGFAGTFGQMGVPFGVILGNVAFLASTAVMSESAFMSWGWRIPFFFSALLFPVVLYIQTKVEDSPEFRALQEASKSKQQKVARAPLSEAIRNDWRKILLACGTLAATNCLFYISIAGVLSYATEELHMSHESLLSVSLLTSLIGAGAILWSGAASDRMGRRPMILIGSAMLMLWAFPYFWLVDTRSLLLFFVALAVGSIFQSMTYGPVAAYIGEMFAPKVRFSGASLSYQLAAITVSGATPLVMTALIAETGSTTLVSVFVALMGLITFCCTWALRESNPPEVRNDPDAVPGELLHA from the coding sequence ATGACTGAAACGGCGGAACCGAGCGATGCGGCAACGGCCGCACAGCCCGGCGTCCAACCCAGGGGCCATCGCAAGCTGCTCGCAGCAGGGCTGATCGGCAGCTCGATCGAGTGGTACGACTTCTTCCTGTACGGCACGGCCGCCGCGTTGGTGTTCCCGCACGTCTTCTTCCCGTCCAGCTCGGCGCTCACCGGCACGCTGCTCTCGTTCAGCACTTTCTGGGCGGGCTTCATCGCGAGGCCGCTGGGCGGCATCCTCGCGGGGCACTTCGGTGACCGCTACGGACGCAAGCCCATGGTCGTCGCCTGCCTGCTCGGCATGGGCGTGGCGACCTTCCTGATCGGCTGTCTTCCCTCGGCCGGGAGCATCGGGGTGCTCGCGCCGATACTCCTGGTGACCCTGCGCTTCATCCAGGGGCTGGCGTGCGGAGGGCAGTGGGGCGGCATCGTGCTGCTGCTGACGGAATCGACGAACCCGAAACGCAGGGGATTCGCGGGCACGTTCGGGCAGATGGGCGTTCCGTTCGGAGTCATCCTCGGCAACGTGGCCTTCCTGGCGTCGACCGCGGTCATGTCGGAGTCGGCGTTCATGAGCTGGGGTTGGCGGATTCCGTTCTTCTTCTCCGCGCTGCTCTTCCCGGTGGTGCTGTACATCCAGACGAAGGTCGAGGACAGCCCCGAGTTCCGCGCGCTCCAGGAGGCGTCCAAGAGCAAGCAGCAGAAGGTCGCACGGGCCCCGCTGAGCGAGGCCATCCGCAACGACTGGCGAAAGATCCTGCTCGCCTGCGGGACACTCGCCGCGACCAACTGCCTCTTCTACATCAGCATCGCGGGCGTCCTCAGCTACGCGACCGAGGAACTGCACATGAGCCACGAGTCGTTGCTCTCGGTCTCGCTGCTCACCTCGCTGATCGGAGCGGGCGCGATCCTCTGGTCCGGCGCCGCGTCCGACCGGATGGGCCGCCGCCCGATGATCCTCATCGGCTCGGCCATGCTGATGCTGTGGGCCTTCCCGTACTTCTGGCTCGTCGACACCAGGAGCCTGCTGCTGTTCTTCGTCGCGCTCGCCGTCGGCAGCATCTTCCAGTCGATGACCTACGGGCCGGTCGCCGCCTACATCGGAGAGATGTTCGCGCCGAAGGTGCGGTTCTCGGGTGCGTCGCTGTCCTACCAGCTCGCGGCGATCACGGTCAGCGGTGCGACTCCGCTCGTCATGACCGCGCTCATCGCCGAGACGGGTTCGACGACGCTGGTGTCGGTCTTCGTGGCCCTCATGGGCCTGATCACCTTCTGCTGCACCTGGGCCCTGCGGGAGTCCAATCCCCCGGAGGTGCGCAACGACCCGGACGCGGTGCCGGGCGAGTTGCTGCACGCCTGA
- a CDS encoding TetR/AcrR family transcriptional regulator: MASIASDDWEGSPLPSMVNPALLRDTPATERGARRRSELVAAARKVFERSGYLDARLTDITKEAKCSTGSFYTYFKNKEEVFAAVLEVAQQDMLHPGMDRVPDSDDPYAVLEASNRAYLEAYRRNAKLMALLEQVANVDPTFRELRRRRGEAFIHRNARGIADLQKRGYADPDLDPMLASRALSSMVSRVAFSLFARSGSGREPVDFEQVVFTVTRIWANGLRFPGHA, from the coding sequence ATGGCATCCATCGCGTCCGACGACTGGGAGGGTTCGCCGCTGCCGTCCATGGTGAACCCGGCCCTGCTGCGCGACACGCCCGCCACCGAGCGCGGCGCCCGCCGCCGCTCGGAGCTCGTGGCCGCCGCGCGCAAGGTCTTCGAGCGCTCGGGGTATCTGGATGCCCGCCTCACGGACATCACCAAAGAGGCGAAGTGCTCGACGGGCTCGTTCTACACCTACTTCAAGAACAAGGAAGAGGTCTTCGCGGCGGTCCTCGAGGTCGCCCAGCAGGACATGCTGCACCCGGGCATGGACCGCGTACCGGACAGCGACGATCCCTATGCCGTCCTCGAGGCGAGCAACAGGGCCTATCTGGAGGCCTACCGTCGCAACGCCAAGCTGATGGCCCTGCTGGAGCAGGTCGCCAACGTGGACCCGACCTTCAGGGAGCTGCGCCGGCGCCGGGGTGAGGCGTTCATCCACCGCAACGCACGCGGCATCGCCGATCTGCAGAAGCGCGGCTATGCCGACCCGGACCTGGACCCGATGCTGGCCTCGCGTGCCCTGTCGAGCATGGTCAGCCGCGTCGCCTTCAGCCTCTTCGCGCGGTCGGGCAGCGGCCGGGAGCCGGTCGACTTCGAGCAGGTCGTCTTCACCGTGACGAGGATCTGGGCCAACGGGCTGCGGTTCCCGGGCCACGCCTGA
- a CDS encoding thioesterase family protein has translation MTEKTSCAEAFFERVADDRYLPTENTRGPWSADSQHAGPPAALLGRAVQTRTGAREDMRLARITFEITSPVPLKPLAVTTNVLREGRSVELVEASLAPEGGQEVMRARALRIRTEPGSVPQETPGPEIPAPGSAESEPFFPVPWDVGYHTAMESRFAHGSFLGRGPAACWLRMRVPLVEGEKVAPLDRVLVAADSGNGVSNVLDFSQHLFVNPDLTVHLHRHPAGEWVCIDARTSIDSAGVGMSEAAIHDEQGPIGRGVQSLFVAPRR, from the coding sequence GTGACAGAAAAGACCAGTTGCGCCGAGGCCTTCTTCGAGCGGGTGGCTGACGACCGGTATCTGCCGACCGAGAACACCCGCGGCCCCTGGTCCGCCGACAGCCAGCACGCCGGTCCGCCCGCCGCGCTCCTGGGCCGGGCGGTGCAGACGCGTACGGGCGCCCGCGAGGACATGCGGCTTGCCCGCATCACGTTCGAGATCACAAGTCCCGTGCCCCTGAAGCCGCTGGCGGTGACGACGAATGTGCTGCGCGAGGGACGCAGCGTGGAACTGGTCGAGGCCTCGCTCGCCCCGGAGGGCGGCCAGGAGGTGATGCGGGCGCGGGCACTGCGCATCCGTACGGAACCCGGCTCGGTGCCCCAGGAGACGCCGGGGCCGGAGATCCCCGCCCCCGGCAGTGCGGAGAGCGAGCCCTTCTTCCCCGTTCCGTGGGACGTCGGCTATCACACGGCCATGGAATCCCGGTTCGCACACGGCTCGTTCCTCGGGCGCGGACCCGCGGCGTGCTGGCTGCGGATGAGGGTTCCCCTGGTCGAGGGGGAGAAGGTGGCGCCGCTCGACCGCGTCCTGGTGGCGGCCGACTCCGGCAACGGCGTGAGCAACGTGCTGGACTTCTCCCAACACCTCTTCGTCAACCCCGACTTGACCGTGCATCTGCACCGCCATCCGGCCGGGGAATGGGTCTGCATCGACGCCCGTACAAGCATCGACTCCGCCGGTGTCGGCATGAGCGAGGCCGCCATCCACGACGAGCAGGGGCCGATCGGCCGTGGAGTGCAGAGCCTGTTCGTCGCTCCCCGGCGCTGA